Proteins from one Kazachstania africana CBS 2517 chromosome 1, complete genome genomic window:
- the URA4 gene encoding dihydroorotase (similar to Saccharomyces cerevisiae URA4 (YLR420W); ancestral locus Anc_4.294), producing the protein MASNEIDLGVTCDMHVHVRDGAMCELVTPKIREGGVSVAYIMPNLQPPITTLDRVVEYKKTLEKLSPETTFLMSFYLSKDLTPELIHQAAACKAIQGVKCYPAGVTTNSSSGVDPNDFSSFYPIFQAMEQENIVLNLHGEKPSTLEDNVHVLNAEEKFLPALKKLHQDFPNLKIILEHATTEAAVNIIEEINKGITDPQDVKVAASLTAHHLYLTVDDWAGNPVNFCKPVAKLPNDKAALVKAATSGKPFFFFGSDSAPHPVENKSKYVGVSAGVYTQSFAISYLAEIFDSLGCLDKLRGFVSTWPLNFYGIDEKDLKCKKKVVIYKKSHLVPIAITDNKDIAVVPFMAEKRLNWSVKWSD; encoded by the coding sequence ATGGCTagtaatgaaattgatttggGAGTCACATGCGATATGCATGTCCATGTGAGAGACGGTGCTATGTGTGAATTAGTGACCCCTAAGATTAGAGAAGGTGGTGTCTCAGTAGCATATATTATGCCAAATTTACAACCACCAATTACTACGTTGGACAGAGTTGTCGAGTACAAAAAAACATTGGAGAAACTTTCACCGGAGACTACTTTTTTGATGAGTTTTTACCTCTCGAAGGATTTGACTCCGGAGTTAATTCACCAAGCTGCAGCTTGCAAAGCTATCCAGGGTGTTAAATGCTATCCGGCAGGAGTGACTACCAACTCGTCATCTGGGGTTGACCCGAATGATTTTAGTTCATTTTATCCAATATTTCAAGCAAtggaacaagaaaatatagtGCTGAACCTTCATGGAGAGAAACCATCGACACTTGAAGATAATGTTCATGTTTTGAATGCAGAGGAGAAATTCCTACCGgctttgaagaaattacaTCAGGATTTTCctaatttgaagataatcCTTGAGCATGCTACCACGGAGGCAGCTGTTAAcatcattgaagaaattaacaAGGGAATCACTGATCCGCAAGATGTTAAGGTAGCGGCCTCACTAACAGCACATCATTTATATCTTACAGTTGATGATTGGGCTGGTAACCCCGTTAACTTTTGTAAACCTGTTGCAAAGCTACCGAACGATAAGGCTGCCTTGGTGAAAGCTGCTACTTCAGGTAAAccattcttcttcttcggaTCCGACTCGGCACCTCATCCAGTAGAGAACAAGTCCAAGTACGTTGGTGTTTCCGCCGGTGTTTACACACAATCATTTGCCATTTCATATTTAGCAGAGATTTTCGATAGCTTAGGATGCTTAGATAAGTTAAGGGGTTTCGTTTCAACTTGGCCACTCAATTTCTACGGCATTGATGAAAAGGATCTTAAATGTAAGAAGAAAGTAGTCATTTACAAAAAGTCGCACCTTGTTCCTATTGCGATCACTGATAACAAAGACATCGCTGTTGTACCATTTATGGCAGAAAAGAGACTGAATTGGTCAGTTAAATGGTCGGATTGA
- the VIP1 gene encoding inositol polyphosphate kinase VIP1 (similar to Saccharomyces cerevisiae VIP1 (YLR410W); ancestral locus Anc_4.276) produces the protein MSENKTIKIPGNGHARPVFQNLSTSAPSEHYSNYNTKKAMESIAPILEGFNPKTSTSENKSLKLPPPGSSAADSMDHINTDTPLQRTTSRSLQSDPSDSTIFIPTDTLTNSGKSSISMENSRENAITESATETSPALQTPTSTQMNTSLLTPSPVSSSRKSSMSQQKPTLPKIGKIGVCAMDAKVLSKPMRHILNRLIEHGEFETIIFGDKVILDETIENWPTCDFLISFFSTGFPLDKAIRYVKLRKPFIINDLTMQKVLWDRRLCLRILEASNVPTPPRLEINRDGGPNADEELTAKLLGRGVLLNSIPESSWKMIDEDTLEVDGKRMTKPFVEKPVDGEDHNIYIYYHSKNGGGGRRLFRKVGNKSSEFDPNLSTPRTDGSYIYEEFMDTDNFEDVKAYTVGEKFCHAETRKSPVVDGIVRRNTQGKEVRYITELSAEEKDIAHHVSQAFSQMICGFDLLRVAGKSYVIDVNGFSFVKDNSSYYDSCAKILRDTFLQAKKRIDTQKRTLPLIREEKSQKWVFKGLVTVIRHADRTPKQKFKHSFTSPIFISLLKGHKEEVVIRNVNDLKIVLQALKIAREEKAGDPLKLKVLSNALEKKLNFPGTKIQLKPVLNKENEVEKVQFILKWGGEPTHSAGHQATELGEQMRQDFDLLNKNILQNITIFSSSERRVLLSAQYWAMALYGADELSNDEINIRKDLLDDSNAAKDLMDKVKKKLKPLLREGKETPPQFAWPAKMPEPYFVIKRVVELMNYHKKILYYNFKTKDVDSMQSAWCCGEDPYLFKERWDKLFKEFTSVEKVDPSKISELYDTMKYDALHNREFLENIFDPGEDNDLVDVELSNNSLVDRYPINILAKNNFKIVETQSGSSSSSKTSVGSLGWVLESSKSKRDSKASSAFDEPNFTQLRELYKLGKVLFDFICPKEYGIQDGEKLDIGLLTSLPLAKQILNDLDDMKNRETPACVAYFTKESHIYTLLNIIYESGIPMRIARNALPEFDYLSQINFELYESSDGSGKKSHAIRLKMSPGCHTQDPLDVQLDDRHYISCIPKISLTKHLDMEYVQQKLRNKFTRVNMPSKFTPVNITSPNLTFHRNRSKLSKVTISPKDKSESNTSSTTPSLPEPPLSETPLTLSDSSSTVSVEASPRNMDNVNLNQ, from the coding sequence ATGTCTGAAAACAAAACTATAAAAATTCCTGGTAATGGTCATGCTCGTCCGGTATTTCAGAACCTATCAACATCTGCACCTTCAGAGCACTATTCAAACTACAACACGAAGAAGGCAATGGAGTCTATTGCTCCAATCTTAGAAGGCTTTAATCCGAAGACCTCAACTAGTGAAAACAAGTCTCTTAAATTACCTCCACCTGGTAGCTCGGCAGCTGATTCCATGGATCATATAAATACGGACACTCCCTTACAAAGAACAACTAGCAGAAGTTTACAGTCTGATCCTAGCGACTCAACTATTTTTATTCCTACGGATACATTGACTAACTCTGGGAAATCCAGCATCTCTATGGAGAATTCTAGAGAGAATGCTATAACAGAATCTGCTACTGAAACATCGCCAGCTCTGCAGACACCGACGTCTACGCAAATGAACACTTCTCTTTTGACCCCTAGCCCTGtatcatcttcaagaaAGTCCTCGATGAGCCAGCAAAAACCAACTCTACCcaaaattggtaaaattgGTGTATGTGCCATGGATGCTAAAGTATTATCCAAACCCATGCGTCATATTTTAAACAGATTAATTGAACATGGGGAATTTGAGACAATTATCTTCGGAGATAAAGTCATTTTGGATGAGACGATAGAAAACTGGCCAACTTGTGACttcttaatttcatttttctcgaCTGGATTTCCTTTAGATAAGGCAATAAGATATGTGAAGTTAAGAAAGCCATTCATTATCAATGATTTGACGATGCAAAAGGTTCTTTGGGACAGACGTCTCTGTCTCAGAATTTTGGAAGCATCTAATGTCCCAACTCCTCCTAGGTTGGAGATCAATAGAGATGGTGGGCCAAATGCTGATGAGGAACTAACGGCGAAGTTATTAGGACGAGGTGTTCTCTTAAATTCAATCCCAGAGTCAAGTTGGAAAATGATAGATGAAGATACTTTAGAAGTCGATGGAAAGCGAATGACAAAAccatttgttgaaaaacCAGTTGATGGAGAAGATcacaatatatatatatactatcATTCCAAGAATGGTGGTGGTGGACGCCGTTTATTTCGAAAAGTGGGTAACAAGTCATCTGAATTTGATCCTAACCTTTCAACCCCAAGAACTGACGGTTCATATATTTACGAAGAATTCATGGATACCGATAATTTTGAGGATGTAAAGGCTTATACTGTAGGTGAGAAATTTTGTCATGCCGAAACAAGAAAGTCACCCGTAGTTGATGGCATTGTTAGAAGGAACACACAAGGTAAGGAGGTCAGATATATTACAGAGCTGAGcgcagaagaaaaagacaTCGCTCATCACGTTTCACAAGCTTTTTCACAGATGATATGTGGGTTTGATCTTTTGAGAGTCGCAGGTAAGAGTTACGTTATTGATGTTAACGGGTTTTCCTTCGTGAAGGATAACTCCTCATATTACGATTCATGTGCAAAAATATTGAGGGATACATTTCTTCaagcaaagaaaagaattgacACGCAGAAACGAACTTTACCGTTAATAAGAGAAGAGAAAAGTCAAAAGTGGGTTTTCAAAGGCCTCGTGACTGTTATAAGGCACGCTGACAGAACTCCgaaacaaaaattcaagcATTCTTTTACTTCACCaatatttatatctttattgaaagGTCATAAAGAGGAAGTTGTTATTCGAAATGTAAACGATTTGAAGATTGTTCTACAGGCTTTAAAGATTgcaagagaagaaaaagcaGGTGACCCATTAAAGTTAAAGGTTCTGTCAAATGCCttagaaaaaaagttgaacTTTCCTGGAACAAAGATTCAATTAAAGCCTGTActgaataaagaaaatgaggTCGAAAAGGTTCAGTTTATTTTAAAGTGGGGTGGTGAACCAACACACTCTGCAGGCCATCAAGCAACTGAGTTAGGTGAGCAGATGAGACAAGattttgatcttttgaacaagaatattttacaaaatattacaattttttcttcatcagaaagAAGAGTATTATTATCAGCACAATATTGGGCAATGGCTTTATATGGCGCTGACGAACTAtctaatgatgaaattaatattaGAAAGGATTTGTTGGACGATAGTAATGCAGCCAAGGACTTGATGGACAAGGTTAAGAAAAAGCTAAAACCACTCCTAAGGGAGGGAAAGGAAACACCACCACAGTTTGCTTGGCCTGCGAAGATGCCCGAACCGTATTTTGTTATTAAAAGGGTCGTGGAACTAATGAATTATCACAAAAAGATTTTGTATTACAATTTTAAGACTAAAGATGTGGATTCCATGCAATCAGCGTGGTGTTGTGGGGAAGATCCATATCTATTCAAGGAAAGATGGGACAAATTATTCAAGGAATTCACTTCTGTTGAAAAAGTTGACCCCTCAAAGATTTCTGAACTATATGATACCATGAAATATGACGCTCTTCATAATCGTGAATTTctggaaaatatttttgatccTGGTGAAGATAATGACCTAGTGGATGTGGAATTGAGTAATAACTCATTAGTTGACCGTTATCCGATTAATATCTTGGCAAagaacaatttcaaaattgtcGAAACTCAAAGCGGAAGCAGCTCGTCAAGTAAAACCAGTGTGGGCTCTCTCGGATGGGTGCTTGAAAGTAGTAAGTCAAAAAGAGACTCTAAGGCCTCTTCCGCTTTTGATGAACCCAATTTTACGCAGCTAAGGGAGCTATATAAGTTAGGAAAGgttttatttgatttcatctgCCCGAAGGAGTACGGTATCCAAGATGGCGAGAAGTTAGATATTGGGTTACTTACATCTTTGCCACTAGCAAAGcaaatattgaatgatttgGATGATATGAAGAATAGGGAAACACCTGCTTGTGTTGCATACTTCACTAAGGAATCTCATATTTAcacattattgaatattatttatgaATCCGGTATCCCTATGAGGATTGCAAGAAATGCCTTACCAGAATTTGACTATCTTTCACAAATTAACTTCGAATTGTATGAAAGTAGTGACGGTTCAGGAAAAAAGTCGCATGCGATTAGACTAAAAATGTCGCCAGGCTGTCATACACAAGATCCTCTGGATGTTCAACTCGATGATAGACACTATATCAGCTgtattccaaaaatttcgTTGACTAAGCACTTAGACATGGAATATGTTCAgcaaaaattaagaaacaaatttacTAGAGTCAATATGCCATCTAAGTTTACCCCTGTTAATATTACAAGTCCTAATTTGACTTTCCATAGAAACAGATCTAAACTATCAAAAGTGACAATTTCGCCAAAGGACAAGTCGGAATCCAACACTTCCTCGACTACTCCATCTCTGCCAGAGCCCCCTCTATCAGAAACTCCACTCACGTTGTCTGATTCATCCTCAACAGTTTCTGTGGAAGCTTCTCCAAGAAATATGGACAATGTCAATCTGAACCAGtaa
- the RPN13 gene encoding proteasome regulatory particle lid subunit RPN13 (similar to Saccharomyces cerevisiae RPN13 (YLR421C); ancestral locus Anc_4.295) translates to MSDKVIRFRAGITDFDPVTKNCVPKSVQGTITIKPNEAEEELGFYDFEWVPVDVTAGNRYPEIKLILIPGETCWVPIESSPDGRFFALVFSSNEKYIFWLQEKNKESANLNDLTSKDKEIYDNMIKILSSSDEAMN, encoded by the coding sequence ATGAGTGATAAAGTGATTAGGTTTAGAGCTGGTATAACAGATTTTGATCCTGTAACAAAAAATTGTGTTCCAAAGAGTGTACAGGGGACAATTACGATAAAACCGAATGAGGCAGAGGAAGAATTAGGATtttatgattttgaatGGGTCCCTGTAGACGTAACTGCTGGAAATAGATATCCTGAGATCAAATTGATCTTAATTCCTGGGGAAACGTGCTGGGTACCTATTGAATCATCTCCTGATGGTAGATTTTTCGCTTTGGTGTTCTCatctaatgaaaaatacatATTTTGGttacaagaaaagaataagGAATCAGCAAACTTGAATGATCTGACCTCAAAGGACAAGGAAATTTATGATAACATGATAAAAATACTGAGCAGCAGCGATGAAGCTATGAATTAG
- the DCK1 gene encoding guanine nucleotide exchange factor DCK1 (similar to Saccharomyces cerevisiae YLR422W; ancestral locus Anc_4.296) — MGSEKARRWVPTEKLVYGTIIKHFTPLQKHPELIYRSDEFHDIFIGAEIYIFEVTTDGKWCRSYFCARPLPEEFIATMSTIGELLPSIKPIVAVVPRAYVRIDASASIRPMPFFKLPEPKDFQRFLSNECTSKSLYDHLTSDSSNTDDNAITMRNDKQAKPSFPYFRYKGRPFVDEIAAVLMTLCSHIFAMYSAGEFIIYEKLTSLFYELDNIRLKLLFGLTTESERILLIRSASCELSKISKFISSKGKPNKFLLNNTAPIAPDPYGFESVFARDVNTGKLLSFDDTNLQTLLLSTMLYGLTNNFPIVRIESLNLDLPKGKVFDFSQSHVLIDFKQVTSDPSIFDPKFENVRASVHLRTKDKLLAEPYIVNINPNNISSLNNISAVLFKNIAASVINDQKIYLVVVLTEYVLINSHNKISISSFRSPFIPYANTNDLRIDTIKKGVAVGVTDISPIFKSYQGKSAAGSAHKFKINLYTSQFDQSNEQSAGSTTNIGWGNVISKILNDSVEGVIINPRAVSLSVTAKEIVGDHQMANHLTSSSIAAIETVPSHLHYSKRDQTIEQVYLNLGSVSLSGVAKRAKNIKNVTIVAKSKNPNVTFSENSNESKLHSWTFVSGRPGESIGETVRINDIQMMKDNEDIDILAYLNGFLMAKAAVPIKRGNDIIIYERNTTISLISSENKQIIDLKIDTDYPGDMFNIPTAIERFLPFDDIDSGNFDNFCPVILEELNNIEFDSRSRHFHALLRGYLNLLFYFNDQSDLSLKIFTSFTKFIDATLSSDKTNCRHQFFTFYEQYSKDISALPPIGPAILKHFSRVLKEESQDEWSDMGRSLCNASLYVVMLSVISSSDDEDDYKLAFEQFFDAICKFLTLSSSKLVRGQVSILSFYDLWLPSLSYYYEPESILVFTSKLFESCQQKEICLSITTKILSAQEENYLNVKFLLLRRVLSSEVSKNTLFDNSNYNALHLEFISRCIEWTVQPYLLQNDRILQVPTMRLANSVLITLIENIKDRKVLINMMRLIPTYCRFLLLVRKYYKKSNLFKTSRTFTKLFPVELPFPKLPMDSIVNDEIVVEILLEIATIICELTKVGYKFFGHNSSLTEIARQCENDEMFQSVFYSKEVGKEHILTITRTIKILLKGEFFPEKKWLAITALFTRCSLTLLGMCKDFMITKNSPSKSKHDQDDECTVDMKLWAEYYKAILMLSTHKVSTLTKLAIIPRKAIYCITHDLKRQAAFLLNESWDALGYENDKDDHMVMATKYGIDHVSEYQRLLLIENPSIMRELFVFAFSRHIDATAVSCKIIWSVAINFWQSESSFQSALNICIPELYNGFQMGKLFIDNYELERFIACIFYTVHMPSDDILYQAFSDFLKELLGFLHIVAESYKISGQEEFDDDRTTRHIEMFRYLLDANRPELFHKMINDLYIHAIKKKDYVQAGLGLELLASVYEWDPNDVLPAIPYPSLPKQSSFERKEFLYKEAARNFSKGLKLEKALAVYKDLIKAYDEIDYDLNGLAFVHDQISTIYTELQSIDRLLPTYFKVSFMGFGFPISIRNKMFIFEGLPFEHITSMQNRLLKIYHGSSIIQQQAQVDELLMKPPMGKLINVTTVEPQLDISDKYSSALNNKTRMYIENRNLRTFCNSRRLANSTSVTNLWVEEFTYTTLSTFPTLMYRSEIIEVKKRKLSPLENAIRSLQIKIQELNGLENMALKVLKEQGDVTDIFNELSRNITGTISAPINGGISQYKEFLKPPTCDQFDAQELHRLILLFDELTIVLSRCLLIHMEILPSSEYKESHNVLLRLYEENFSDEIKHNNINIHNTTLENLTKSFTRQGSVHGSQRIKSLGSSHWDRSTTKHMKTASVNSEIVDMNMGEILTKYITRSSSHSSLTTGSSHLAPSVSSISNQTTQTLGSTSLQQTVNEISHSHNLHL, encoded by the coding sequence ATGGGTTCTGAAAAGGCACGACGCTGGGTACCCACTGAAAAGTTGGTGTACGGTACCATTATCAAGCACTTCACGCCATTACAAAAGCATCCCGAATTAATCTATCGAAGTGACGAGTTTCACGACATATTTATCGGAGCAGAAATTTACATCTTTGAAGTAACAACCGATGGAAAATGGTGTAGGTCTTATTTTTGTGCAAGACCACTTCCTGAAGAATTCATTGCTACTATGAGTACAATAGGTGAACTGTTACCAAGTATCAAACCGATAGTTGCGGTTGTCCCAAGAGCATATGTGAGAATTGATGCATCTGCAAGTATTCGTCCCATGCCATTTTTCAAGCTACCAGAACCAAAGGATTTCCAAAGGTTTCTAAGCAATGAATGTACATCAAAATCACTATATGATCATTTAACGAGTGATTCTTCAAACACTGATGACAATGCGATAACAATGAGGAATGATAAACAGGCAAAACCTTCTTTTCCTTACTTCAGGTATAAAGGTAGACCTTTTGTGGATGAAATAGCTGCAGTTTTAATGACGTTGTGCTCACATATATTTGCCATGTATTCGGCTGGTGAATTTAtaatatatgaaaaattaacgTCTCTTTTTTATGAATTAGACAATATTAGATTGAAACTGTTATTCGGATTAACTACAGAATCGGAGCGGATTCTTCTAATCAGATCTGCAAGTTGTGAACTTTcgaagatttcaaaattcatctCTTCAAAGGGTAAaccaaataaatttttactTAATAATACTGCACCAATTGCTCCTGATCCCTACGGATTTGAAAGTGTGTTTGCACGTGATGTCAATACCGGTAAACTTCTGTCTTTTGATGATACCAATCTACAAACCTTACTATTAAGTACTATGCTATATGGCTTAACTAATAATTTCCCAATAGTTCGAATTGAGTCTCTAAACTTAGATCTACCGAAGGGAAAAgtctttgatttttctcaatCACATGTActtattgattttaaacAAGTTACTAGTGATCCTTCTATCTTTgatccaaaatttgaaaacgtTAGAGCTTCTGTGCATTTGAGAACGAAGGACAAATTATTAGCTGAGCCTTACATCGTGAATATCAACCCGAATAATATCTCatctttgaataatataTCTGCCgttttattcaaaaatatagCAGCCTCTGTCATCAATgaccaaaaaatttatttagtCGTTGTACTGACAGAATATGTCTTAATCAACTCtcataataaaatttcaatttcttcatttcgTTCCCCATTTATACCCTACGCTAACACCAACGACTTGAGAATTGACACCATCAAGAAAGGTGTTGCCGTTGGCGTAACTGATATTTCTcctattttcaaaagctaCCAGGGTAAATCAGCAGCTGGTTCTGCTcacaaattcaaaattaatttatatacatCCCAATTTGATCAATCAAACGAACAATCTGCAGGATCAACTACTAATATTGGATGGGGGAACgtaatttcaaagattttgaacGACTCCGTCGAAGGCGTCATCATTAATCCAAGGGCTGTATCTCTATCAGTTACTGCAAAGGAAATTGTAGGAGACCACCAGATGGCTAATCATCTCACGAGTTCTTCCATAGCTGCAATTGAAACCGTTCCATCACATTTGCATTACAGTAAACGAGATCAAACCATTGAGCAAGTTTACTTGAATCTAGGCAGTGTATCACTTTCCGGCGTGGCCAAAAGAGCAAAGAATATTAAGAACGTTACGATAGTGGCAAAGTCAAAGAATCCAAATGTTACTTTCAgtgaaaattcaaatgagTCAAAACTTCATTCATGGACTTTCGTCTCTGGCCGTCCAGGCGAATCAATAGGTGAAACTGTCAGAATAAATGATATCCAAATGATGAAGGacaatgaagatattgatattcTGGCTTACTTGAACGGATTTCTTATGGCTAAGGCTGCGGTTCCTATTAAGAGAGGCAATGACATCATAATATATGAAAGAAACACTACCATCTCGTTAATTTCATCTGAAAACAAACAAATTATAGACttaaaaattgatactGATTATCCAGGTGACATGTTTAATATTCCAACCGCGATTGAACGCTTTCTACCGTTCGACGACATAGACTCgggaaattttgataatttctgTCCCGTTATATTggaagaattgaataatattgaattcGACAGTCGCTCAAGACACTTTCATGCCCTGCTGCGTGGTTATTTGAACTtgcttttttatttcaacGATCAGTCAGAcctttcattgaaaatattcacATCATTCACCAAATTCATTGATGCTACACTTTCATCTGATAAAACCAACTGTAggcatcaattttttaccTTCTACGAACAATATTCCAAAGATATATCCGCTTTACCTCCAATAGGCCCCGCTATTTTGAAACACTTTTCAAGAGTGcttaaagaagaaagtcaGGATGAATGGAGTGATATGGGAAGAAGTTTATGTAATGCCTCCTTGTATGTTGTTATGCTTTCTGtcatttcatcatctgatgatgaggatgacTACAAGCTGGCATTTGAGCAATTTTTCGACGcaatttgtaaatttttgacTCTATCGAGTTCAAAACTTGTCAGAGGTCAAGTATCCATCTTGAGTTTCTATGATCTCTGGCTTCCTTCCTTAAGTTATTACTATGAACCGGAAAGCATTTTAGTTTTCACTTCAAAACTGTTCGAAAGTTGTCAACAGAAGGAGATCTGTTTGAGCATTACAACTAAGATATTATCTGCCCAAGAGGAAAATTACCTCAACgtgaaatttcttttattgaGGAGAGTGCTTTCTTCCGAAGTTTCAAAGAATACTTTATTTGACAATAGTAACTATAATGCGTTACATTTAGAGTTTATCTCTAGGTGTATTGAATGGACCGTGCAGCCCTAccttttacaaaatgataGAATTTTACAAGTACCCACAATGCGTCTGGCTAATAGCGTATTGATTACACTAATCGAAAATATTAAAGATAGAAAAGttttgataaatatgaTGAGACTAATCCCGACTTATTGTCGGTTTTTGCTATTggtaagaaaatattataaaaagtcaaatttattcaaaacCAGCAGGACCTTCACGAAGTTATTTCCTGTAGAATTACCATTTCCAAAACTGCCCATGGATTCAATTGTTAATGATGAGATTGTGGTTGAAATCTTGCTCGAGATCGCCACTATAATATGTGAACTGACGAAAGTTGggtataaattttttgggcATAACTCCTCGCTTACAGAAATTGCTAGACAATGTGAAAATGACGAGATGTTTCAGTCAGTGTTTTACTCGAAGGAGGTTGGTAAGGAACATATTTTGACAATTACTAGAACAATCAAAATCCTGCTCAAGGGTGAATTTTTTccagaaaagaaatggtTAGCAATAACAGCATTATTTACTAGATGTTCATTAACCTTGCTGGGAATGTGCAAAGATTTCATGATTACAAAAAATTCTCCCTCGAAATCTAAGCATGATCAAGATGATGAATGCACAGTCGATATGAAGCTGTGGGCAGAATACTATAAAGCGATTTTGATGCTGTCAACGCACAAAGTATCTACATTAACTAAGCTAGCCATTATTCCAAGAAAGGCAATATACTGCATTACTCATGACTTGAAAAGGCAAGCTGCGTTTCTACTCAATGAATCGTGGGATGCACTGGgatatgaaaatgataagGATGACCATATGGTGATGGCAACTAAATACGGTATTGATCATGTTAGTGAATATCAGCGTCTGCTATTGATTGAAAACCCATCAATTATGAGGGAGCTTTTCGTATTTGCCTTTAGTAGACATATTGATGCGACTGCGGTTAGTTGTAAAATTATCTGGAGTGTGGCAATCAACTTCTGGCAAAGTGAATCTTCTTTTCAGTCTGCTTTAAACATCTGCATACCAGAATTATACAATGGATTCCAAATGGGTAAGCTTTTCATAGACAATTATGAATTGGAACGATTTATTGCTTGCATATTTTATACTGTCCATATGCCCTCTGATGATATATTATATCAAGCTTTCTCAGATTTTCTGAAAGAGTTGCTAGGTTTCCTACATATTGTTGCCGAATCTTATAAGATTTCTGGGCAAGAAGAGTTTGACGATGATAGAACAACACGTCATATCGAGATGTTCAGGTATTTATTAGATGCCAACAGACCGGAATTATTCCATAAAATGATTAATGatctatatatacatgCTATTAAAAAGAAGGACTATGTTCAGGCTGGCCTCGGTTTGGAATTACTTGCAAGCGTATACGAATGGGATCCTAATGACGTTTTACCCGCAATACCATATCCTTCATTACCGAAACaatcatcatttgaaagaaaggaGTTTCTGTATAAGGAGGCtgcaagaaatttttcgaaaGGCCTGAAACTTGAAAAGGCCTTGGCTGTCTATAAGGATTTGATCAAGGCATATGACGAAATTGACTACGATTTGAATGGGCTAGCATTTGTACACGACCAAATTTCCACGATTTATACAGAATTACAGAGTATTGACAGACTTCTGCCAACTTACTTTAAGGTATCATTTATGGGTTTTGGTTTTCCAATCTCCATTAGAAATAAGatgtttatttttgaaggtTTACCCTTTGAGCATATAACATCGATGCAAAATagattattgaaaatttatcatgGATCAAGCATTATTCAACAGCAGGCTCAGGTAGATGAATTACTGATGAAGCCTCCAATGGGTAAATTGATCAATGTGACAACGGTTGAACCGCAACTAGATATTTCAGACAAATACTCTAGCGCATTGAACAACAAAACTAGAATGTACATTGAAAACAGAAATTTGAGAACTTTTTGCAATTCTAGAAGATTAGCTAATTCTACTAGTGTAACTAATCTGTGGGTTGAGGAATTTACATATACTACTCTGTCTACATTTCCAACTTTGATGTATAGATctgaaattattgaagtGAAAAAGCGTAAATTGTCTCCATTGGAAAATGCCATAAGATCTTTAcaaatcaaaattcaagaattgaatggCCTTGAAAACATGGCTTTGAAAGTTCTAAAAGAACAAGGCGATGTCACAgacattttcaatgaattgtCAAGAAATATAACGGGCACAATTTCAGCACCCATCAATGGAGGTATATCCCAATATAAAGAGTTTTTGAAGCCTCCTACCTGTGATCAGTTTGATGCTCAAGAACTACACAGgttgatattattatttgatgaattaacGATAGTCCTGAGCCGTTGTCTACTCATTCATATGGAGATATTACCTTCCAGCGAATACAAAGAGTCCCATAATGTATTGCTCAGGTTGTACGAAGAGAATTTTTCTGACGAGATCAAACACAATAACATTAATATACATAATACCACCTTGGAAAACCTAACAAAGTCATTTACCAGACAGGGTTCCGTTCACGGATCTCAGAGGATAAAGTCACTGGGATCATCGCATTGGGACAGGAGTACTACAAAACATATGAAGACTGCCTCGGTCAATAGTGAAAT